DNA from Pelobacter propionicus DSM 2379:
CTGGTGGTGGGGGGTGGGCGGCATTCCCTGGGTGGCACCTTCTTCCAGCCAACCGTGCTTGCCGAGGCGACGCCGGAGATGCAGATCGCCCGGGAGGAAACCTTCGGCCCGGTGGCGCCGCTGTTCCGTTTCTCCGGCGAGGAGGAGGCCATCGCCCTGGCCAACGACACTCAGTCAGGCTTGGCCGCCTACTGCTACACCCGGGATCAGGCGCGCTGCTGGCGGGTGCCAGAGGCCCTGGAGTACGGCATGGTCGGGATCAATACCGGCTTGATCTCCACGGCGGTGGCCCCCTTCGGCGGCATCAAGGAGTCCGGTCTGGGGCGGGAGGGGTCGGCCTATGGCATCGACGAATACCTGGAGATCAAGTACGTCTGCGTGGGGGGGGGAATCGCCTGAAGATAGACCCGCGCGGTAGGGGTGACAGGCGAAGGGGGGGCGAGCGTGCCCCCCACGGCGCTCCCCTTCATGGGGGGCCGCGGGGGAAGGCTAAAGGGTCAGTTCAGCTTCGCGAGCCCCTTTTCCGCCATGAAGGTGCTCAGCAGTTCCGCGGTTCCGCCGGTGATCTTCAGGCAGTTGCGCAGGTGCTCCTTGCTGTCGAAGGGGTGGGGGTTGAGCACGCGGCAGCAGGTGGAGCCGAACTTCTCCCTGAAGAGGGCATGGAACTGGTTGGCGCCGGCGTATGCCGGCTCCCGGCTCTCCGCCGGGGTAGTCCGCCCCTGGAGCACGCCAAGGATCATGGTGGCGCCGGTGAGGGCGCCGCACAGGCAGCCTGCATGTCCCAGGCCGCCACCGAAGCCGGTCGCCATGCGTACGGCGTCGTCGGAAATGTCCAGTTTGAGCAGGTCGCGGAATGCCCGCACCATCGCCTCGGCGCAGTTGTACCCTTCACGGAAATTCTGCCCTGCCAGCTGTTTCGCGTCCATCTTCTCAGTCATCTGTTCGCTCATCTGTTTCAAACCCCCTTGTAAAGTATTCCACCCTGGGTGGTACCTGCTTACGTTGAAGCTGCCCGGCGGACCGTTGTCTGCTCCTCTGTGTTTCGAGGCGGGCAATCGGTCGATCGTTACGAGAGGCCTTCCACTGTCCGGACGCATTCCGGACAGATCGAAGCAGCCCCTGTTCTTCTCATCCCTGGTCGAACCCCAATAGCGCCGGAAGCTGGTGGATCCCCTCCAGCAGCCAGCGGGCAACAGTGAAGTCGCCCCCCCGATTCAGTTCGCCCGGCATGGCGGCCACGGTCAGACCGGCCCGGCTGGCGGAGGCGACGCCCCGCTCCGAATCCTCGATGGCCAGACAGCGCCGCGGGTCGAGCCCGGCCCGGGCGCAGGCGGTGCGGTACGGCTCCGGGTCGGGCTTGCTTGCGCCGTAGTCCTCGCGGGTGAGGACGAAATCAAAGTAGTCCAGAAGCCCGCTCTCCCGGTGCATGCGCAGGAAATTACCCCGCTGGCAACTGGTGACGATGGCCATGGGCAGCCGGCCGTGGAATCGCTCCAGGGTGTCCCGTACCCCCGGCATCACCCGTGCCTCCTCCCCCAGAAGGCGATAGTAGATCTCGTCGCGCACCCGGCGCAACCCGTTCCCTCCCTGTTCCCCCTGTCCCGGTCCGGCGGCCAGGTCGAGCACGCTCTCACCCTGGCGCAGGGAGATGCGGCAGA
Protein-coding regions in this window:
- a CDS encoding HAD family hydrolase, with the protein product MFDGIFWDNDGVLMETEHLYYQANAEALALAGVELTLEEFCRISLRQGESVLDLAAGPGQGEQGGNGLRRVRDEIYYRLLGEEARVMPGVRDTLERFHGRLPMAIVTSCQRGNFLRMHRESGLLDYFDFVLTREDYGASKPDPEPYRTACARAGLDPRRCLAIEDSERGVASASRAGLTVAAMPGELNRGGDFTVARWLLEGIHQLPALLGFDQG
- a CDS encoding C-GCAxxG-C-C family protein, whose amino-acid sequence is MSEQMTEKMDAKQLAGQNFREGYNCAEAMVRAFRDLLKLDISDDAVRMATGFGGGLGHAGCLCGALTGATMILGVLQGRTTPAESREPAYAGANQFHALFREKFGSTCCRVLNPHPFDSKEHLRNCLKITGGTAELLSTFMAEKGLAKLN